The Vitis riparia cultivar Riparia Gloire de Montpellier isolate 1030 chromosome 3, EGFV_Vit.rip_1.0, whole genome shotgun sequence genome segment cataatactctttttttttttttcatttactttttcaatttatcatttttttaattaaaattgagtTTGGTTGCATACATTAttactaatttattaatttttagttataccatttattattttatttaaaagataaaaaatacaATAGGATAAAGCAACaaagtttaacattttttatttttaaattatttaaaattaatgaatttattattttaatttaattattaagaatacACAAATTTGAGTTGAGAATTatgatttatattaaattagtaattaatgagtttagggttttaaaaaatatttggattttaacTTCTTATTTcacaatataatttatatttaatatttttaaaataattattttataagttgccctaatttttataattggatatttctttaattttaattttatttatttagttagtaTTAGggtatattaaaattattattattattattattatttttacttgcaaTTGGGTATTTACCCAATCTCAGTTTGGCAGCATCGTATATCCCtgctctctctccctctctcgcTCCCTCTCTCTGTGTCCATCACTCTGTAGCAGAGAGACGAAATGGTAGCTTCAGCTATATCAACGACCTTGAGTTCCTCTATTGTTTCTCGCAACACTTCCTcgtccatttcatttttttctcccaggttgaattaaattttgtttgttccgttaattttttattttttaatttttgtttagtaatttttggaatttaattttttctgtGCAGATACTCAACAAAACCAATTGTTTCTGCTTTGTCCAAATCTTCAAATATTGGTATTTTctactttgtttttgtttgtttatggatttcaatttattcttttgatatattgttAATTGGTTCTGTTGAGAACGAGACTGTTGAGCATTGTGAGAATGTAAACCTAGATTAAGATTCATTTGGGGTTCGACTCAATGTTCACTTGATTCAATAACAGTTCTTTTCAGCTCATTATCCCCAATTTGTAGTATGCATTGCTGCCCTGCTTTCTTGAGGACTATGACAGAAGCagaaataaatgatgatactgATCATGCTAACCACATATTGATTGAATTTCgaaatttattttgaagatgTTAATTAGTACTCAAATAtgacttcttcttctttttttttttttttcctttcaattgaGAGTGTATATGGAGATAGTAATTATTCAGGTTAAATATGGTGCTGTTTCCAGGATTATCTAGCAAAACTTCTGGGTTAAGTCTAAAGGTTGATGAACGGGGTCGCCATGCTGGTAATCCGAGGTATACTGCCTTTATCCCGCTACATAAATTGTTGCTTCATGCATTGTTTTAAGACTTTTcaacaaattgaaattattaaaaacatgttttatggTGGTGGTGTTAGTTATCCGTTTGGTGTTGTGAGTATGCTACTTTCATGTTGATGGTTTCACtcggaaaatatatatttacgCATGACACTGCATTCTTTCTAATGGCAGTGTCACTTATCATTATTGCCATgactattatttttatcatttttttaatatttatcgtTGTGGATATCACAATCTGCAGTGCTACTTATTATGGCAAACTTAAGCTATATTCACCGAAGAGTTGGAATAATCCTTAGTTGTTTAGAAACTTTTGGAATATTATAATCAATACACTTGGTTACAGGAGgttttaaattgttttctttataGCCTATTAAAGTTGAAGAGGGTTACATTTTACAAATCTTCAGTTGTTGCCCTGTTAGTTTTGTACATTTTTATAAGATAATTGGTTTTGTACAGAAAAAGCACGAGAATGAGAATTTTCATGGTTGAAGAAGAAACAAGAGGAAAAGTCCTAGTCAAGGACCAAAAAGTAAGAAAGTAAAGGGTGCTGAATAAATATAAGCATTTGAAGTGTATGTATGCATTAGAATTGCTTATATACCTTGTGGACAGTATAACTGTATATGGAGTTCATCCTTCACTTTGATGAATCTCAAGTTAAATAAGCAGCTCCTGCAATGTGCCATTTGAAGGTTAACTATTTTATAACTAATTGGGCTTAAGGAAGAGCCACAGTTGCACTCACATGACACATGATGTGTGGAGTTAGGGGAAATGGATAATGATTTTAGGCCTTGTGACTCATCTATTAAATGATGGGGCAGAACTAAATTGAGggaaattattgtatttttgctATTTTTTCCATTAAATTTGCTAAAATCAATGATGTATACTTTAATTGTATTCATATTTTGCTACATGGATCCACTTTtccaaatagttttttattgCAGATGTGGAATTTATTTCACAAttcttttcttgaatttcatttttctgaatttcaCTTTTCAGTATATTTCTAGTTTCATAGCTTTTCATTTTGCATACAGTTATGGTGCAATAGAAGCCAAAAAGGGGAACCCACCCGTAGCGCCATCTGTGATGACTCCTGGAGGACCTTTGGACCTATCAACTGTTCTATTCAGGAGTCGAATTATTTTCATCGGGCAGCCAATCAATTCAATGGTGGCTCAGCGAGTTATCTCACAGCTTGTGACTCTCGCAGCTATTGACGAGGATGCAGATATTCTGGTGTGATTATAGTTTGAACTTGCTATTGTTTCTTCATTCTTGGATTCAAATATTGGGTATAGAatattgaaatgaatttttttacaatCAGATCTATCTCAACTGCCCTGGTGGAAGCACCTATTCTGTATTGGCCATCTATGATTGCATGGCTTGGGTAAGATAGTAAAGTTTGTTTGTTTGCCTTTCTATATtctgtttttgttattttgttcaTGCTTACAAGGCATTAGTAACATTTACACAGTACTTAAATTAGACAAACTCTCACTTCTTTTCTCTTGTGTGCTCTGTTATGTTTCATCACCACCAAGGCCTTGGGTTAACATTTCTTTTGCAGTGAACAGTTTAAGTAAGACTTTTCAGGAGATGCTCTAGTATCCTCCAGCTAGAGGCTTAAAGTACCCTTAGTTGGATTTGTGTGTGCATGTgtgtttcatatttttaatttgctGCATGTGCTTGTACATAGCAAAGTAGAGATGTAAGTAGAAAATAGTTTGATGGGACCTTCTAGATGGGTTCCAAAGTACATGCAGGCCCTTGTAGGATTACATTGCTGTTCTTTCCATTCTATGTAAACCTGGTAgacgagtttttttttttctaagatacTGTTTATAGTTAAAACAGGCATTGTTAGTTATTATTAGCTTCTTTAAGTGTAATTTTATCCTCAAATTGTCTGCATGGTACTTCTTGATGTGTAATTACATCCCCAAATTGTGTGCATGGTACTCTGAATCCATACCTTTTCTGTCTCTAAGCTTATGTCCATCTAATCCTGCACTCATTTACTGACTCCTTAAATTGTTCAGATAAAGCCTAAGGTTGGAACAGTATGTTTTGGCGTAGCTGCAAGTCAAGGAGCACTTCTTCTTGCTGGTGGGGAAAAGGGAATGCGTTATGCAATGCCAAATGCACGTATTATGGTACACCAACCGCAGGGTGGATGTGGGGTATGAATTAGCTCTTTCATATGGTTTATGGCTCTAACAGGCTATCATGGTCCTACTCAAATTCATTTGTGTATTATTTATAAACTGGCAGTCTTGCACTGAATACAAGGTGCCCATGGTGTTTTTACTGATTTATGCCTTCACTGCTGTACATGGAAATGGAAAACTACCCACTGTATCACCTTAACACAAAGTCACCACATGCAACAAATAGCTGTTCTCTCTATTGCACATGCAACACATAATTCCACGTGCTCCGATACTGTTCTGAACCTTATGTTTGACATTACTGCACTTTCACTACTGCTCTTGCACTTGCTTGTTCTTGTTGGGATGGAAACAGCTATTTATTATCTCTTAAGTGGATTTCCTTGTACAAAACTGTTGAGCTGAgcaataacttttattttttcttctaattcagTTGGCACATCCCTCTGAGGCTCAGAATTAATCTAATTAGTTGCACTACTGAAGAATGTCCCTTTGACTGGGCACAAAGTCTCCTAGATAAAGGAATGCCAAATCACTTAGCTAGTCTTGCATGATTAGATGTACTCTGCAGAAAATGGCTTGAGTCAGCCTACGAAGCTGACAGAGCCACATGAAGATAATttcttttggattattttttaatttttagtttttcaattatttagctctcctcttttctttaggtctcttatttatatttgtattatcTATAGGTAATTAAGTCAGTTATCATTACAATTCTTTTCCTCTTATTTCTAGGATTATTTAGGCTTCTAAATACTTTGTCTTGATTAGACTTGAGGGACATCTTTATTTCTTATCAATAAACTATTTTCTGGAATTTCTTTTGAGAATTCTATTTTATCTATTGTTCCTGGTATTCCATCATTGGAATCGACAAGACTAGAGATGTCTAgttcttgatattttctttaaggGAATCAATAAAATATGGTGCCTTTTGTCATTATTCAACCCTGTAACTACGTGTCCACTCCATCAGAACATATTTAGAGCCAAAACGCCCATTGCATTAGAAGCAGATTTAATAGTTTATTTGGTGAGCATACCATCCCTTATTTATGTGCTTAATTTTGCCTACCAGAGAGATGTGCTGCTGTGTTTCCTACATCTGGCTCACACATGCTCATTGTAGTTTGTAGAGTCTGTCATGCAATGGATCAAATTAAACCTTTTTAACCGTGGATGATCAAATAATGATACAGCTATATATATGCCTTACCATGTATCTAAgcttctataaaataaaattggatgcccatctttctaaaatataatataatttaattagggctttttttccccttccGAAGTGTAAAAATGCATGTGCTTCTGTTAACCATCTTTTCTTGTTCAATCCAACATGTTTTGGTAAATTGATTGTTGCAAATTTCTAGTgcttaaattatgaatattatagATTTGATTGTGCCATGCCTTGCTTGTAGGGCCACGTGGAGGATGTAAGGCGCCAAGTGAATGAAGCAGTTCAATCTCGCCATGTGAGTCTCATTCCTACTCAGTTTCATGCTCTTGAATATTTCTTGATAATTACAATGCAACCCAAATtgaattcaaacttttcaaacaTGTTTAGAAATTCTTGTTAAGTTGATTGACTCCAACTGGAAAGCTAAGACGATGTCCGAGTCCAATTTCCATTCTTTCAACATTGTGTGGCTGTTTACAAGCTGAAATTTAGGTGCAAGAAATCAtcaaagttgaaaaagaaaaaaaagaaagaaaaaaaaaaggagcttatgttattaaattttgaGATGATTTGTGGAAAAGTTTTCCTTATGCATAGACTTTAATAGCTTAGCATGCTAACTTTGTCCAATGATATCTGCACCTGTTTCACAACAGTACTcatttttccaatatttcattttccattgaaaaaaaacatagatGAAGGCTCCA includes the following:
- the LOC117908767 gene encoding ATP-dependent Clp protease proteolytic subunit 6, chloroplastic isoform X1, with the translated sequence MVASAISTTLSSSIVSRNTSSSISFFSPRYSTKPIVSALSKSSNIGLSSKTSGLSLKVDERGRHAGNPSYGAIEAKKGNPPVAPSVMTPGGPLDLSTVLFRSRIIFIGQPINSMVAQRVISQLVTLAAIDEDADILIYLNCPGGSTYSVLAIYDCMAWIKPKVGTVCFGVAASQGALLLAGGEKGMRYAMPNARIMVHQPQGGCGGHVEDVRRQVNEAVQSRHKIDKMYAAFTGQPLEQVQQYTERDRFLSASEAMEFGFIDGILETEY
- the LOC117908767 gene encoding ATP-dependent Clp protease proteolytic subunit 6, chloroplastic isoform X2, whose product is MVASAISTTLSSSIVSRNTSSSISFFSPRYSTKPIVSALSKSSRLSSKTSGLSLKVDERGRHAGNPSYGAIEAKKGNPPVAPSVMTPGGPLDLSTVLFRSRIIFIGQPINSMVAQRVISQLVTLAAIDEDADILIYLNCPGGSTYSVLAIYDCMAWIKPKVGTVCFGVAASQGALLLAGGEKGMRYAMPNARIMVHQPQGGCGGHVEDVRRQVNEAVQSRHKIDKMYAAFTGQPLEQVQQYTERDRFLSASEAMEFGFIDGILETEY